The following are encoded together in the Parabacteroides chongii genome:
- a CDS encoding hemolysin family protein — protein MEIFIIVGLILLNGILSMSEIALVSARKARLELEAKRGNKSAQTALKLAGEPDRFLSTIQIGITLIGILTGLYSGEAFAYNLAEVVRHVPVLEPYALGLSKTVIVIIVTYLTLIMGELVPKRIGMGYAERVSMLVARPMFLLSKLALPFVWLLSKSTSFVIKITGIKANEENKVTEEEIKAIVKEGFDGGEVQEVEQDIVERVFNLGDRNVGSIMTHRSDLVWLDVTDSIEKIREKVQENLFNIYPVASEKFDNIKGVVYLKDLFGRIDEPDFSLEQVIRPAQYLPENQSVYNALEQFKQARVKYGIVTDEFGGIQGIVTLKDIMEGLIGQVPEIGEEAEITQRADGSWLVDGQYNFYDFLEYFDLEDLYAEHDYNTLSGLILEILERVPKTGETLTWLNFEFEIVDMDGARIDKVLVKKID, from the coding sequence ATGGAAATTTTTATTATTGTCGGCCTTATTTTGTTGAATGGTATTTTGTCGATGTCTGAGATCGCTTTAGTGTCTGCCCGTAAGGCCCGGTTGGAACTAGAGGCAAAAAGAGGTAATAAATCTGCGCAAACAGCCCTGAAGTTGGCTGGTGAACCCGATCGTTTCTTATCTACTATCCAGATCGGTATTACGCTAATCGGAATCCTGACCGGTTTGTATTCAGGAGAGGCTTTCGCCTATAACCTGGCAGAAGTGGTTCGTCATGTTCCCGTACTCGAACCTTATGCTCTTGGATTATCAAAGACTGTAATCGTTATAATCGTTACTTATCTTACTTTGATCATGGGTGAGCTTGTGCCGAAACGTATCGGCATGGGATATGCCGAACGGGTTTCGATGCTGGTTGCCAGACCCATGTTTCTGCTATCAAAGCTGGCTTTACCCTTTGTATGGTTATTGTCTAAAAGTACTTCCTTTGTTATTAAAATTACCGGAATTAAAGCAAATGAAGAAAATAAAGTAACGGAAGAAGAGATCAAGGCGATCGTCAAAGAAGGCTTTGACGGAGGTGAAGTGCAGGAAGTAGAACAAGACATTGTGGAACGTGTGTTCAACCTGGGAGACCGTAATGTCGGTTCGATTATGACACACCGGAGTGACTTGGTTTGGCTGGATGTAACGGACAGTATCGAAAAGATTCGTGAGAAAGTACAGGAAAACCTGTTTAATATATATCCGGTAGCTTCCGAAAAGTTCGATAATATCAAAGGTGTCGTTTACCTGAAAGATCTGTTTGGACGGATCGATGAACCTGATTTCTCTTTGGAGCAGGTAATACGTCCGGCTCAGTATCTGCCGGAGAATCAGAGTGTTTATAATGCGTTGGAGCAGTTCAAACAGGCGCGTGTCAAATATGGTATCGTGACGGATGAGTTCGGAGGTATCCAGGGTATCGTTACTTTGAAAGATATCATGGAAGGTTTGATCGGTCAGGTTCCGGAAATTGGTGAGGAGGCAGAGATTACTCAGCGCGCCGATGGTTCCTGGTTGGTGGACGGACAGTATAACTTCTACGATTTTCTGGAATATTTCGACCTGGAAGACCTGTATGCCGAACATGATTATAATACGTTGAGCGGTTTGATCCTGGAAATTTTGGAACGTGTTCCGAAAACCGGTGAAACATTAACCTGGCTGAATTTCGAATTCGAGATTGTAGACATGGATGGGGCGCGTATTGATAAAGTGCTCGTTAAGAAGATCGACTAG
- a CDS encoding TrkH family potassium uptake protein, with product MDIKHIQFTCRMYWANAKGLLNIGAEGIILLASIASLFVLVYQFGFQQTSETIHHLYLSRIYILLGFFIGITLRYIVRFNEIIQEKLLYLDIGIYFLLFAVLSAKVFFKDIIEQSLPYLAFLSKPLFVYMLMLLLSVIHLSRQTFTLMQTRIKPSLLFLLSFIFVILIGAGLLMLPNATTRPIHFVDALFTATTSVCVTGLTTVDVATTFTHIGHVIIMILIQIGGIGVMTFTSFFALSFMGHSSFTSKLMLKDMLNEERIGGLFRVILNILFVTFFIEGIGAYFIYMDIRGTLPGATLQDDIFFAIFHAVSAFCNAGISTLSGNMCDPLVAHNYNLHVWISLLIIFGGLGFPIVFNYLKLLRHFIVNTFMVATRMQKRYIHTPRIINIHTYIVVISTLVLIIGGTILYFIFETDNTLAGLSMKGKLADSLLGAVTPRTAGFTVADMGTLRPVTLMLTLILMVVGAAPMSTGGGLKVTTVFVAIVTALNVAREKEKVEVRKREISPSTIRRAFATIVLYFIFASVAVWMLSYTEEGTPVFTLTFEVVSALSTVGSSLNFTPLLSMSGKLIIICAMLIGRIGVLTFMVSFIREYKKRDYTYPQENILM from the coding sequence ATGGACATAAAACATATACAGTTTACGTGCCGGATGTACTGGGCCAACGCAAAAGGACTGCTGAATATAGGGGCAGAAGGCATCATACTACTGGCTTCCATCGCCTCCCTGTTTGTTCTGGTGTATCAGTTCGGTTTTCAGCAGACTAGCGAAACCATACATCATTTATATCTGAGCCGCATCTATATTTTACTGGGATTCTTTATTGGGATCACATTAAGGTATATAGTCCGGTTTAACGAGATCATACAGGAAAAGTTGCTGTACCTGGATATCGGCATCTATTTTCTTTTGTTTGCCGTTCTTTCGGCGAAGGTCTTTTTCAAAGATATTATCGAACAGTCGTTGCCTTATCTCGCTTTTCTCTCGAAACCGCTGTTCGTATATATGCTGATGTTGCTGCTCAGTGTCATCCATCTGTCGCGGCAGACATTTACGCTGATGCAGACCCGCATCAAACCGTCCCTGCTGTTCCTGCTCAGTTTCATTTTCGTGATCCTGATCGGAGCGGGATTATTAATGTTACCGAACGCCACTACCCGACCGATTCATTTCGTGGATGCCTTGTTTACGGCTACGACTTCAGTTTGTGTAACGGGACTTACCACAGTGGATGTGGCAACCACTTTCACCCATATCGGGCATGTGATCATTATGATCCTGATACAGATCGGGGGGATCGGCGTGATGACTTTCACGAGTTTCTTTGCGCTTTCCTTTATGGGACATTCTTCTTTTACCAGCAAACTGATGCTGAAAGATATGCTGAACGAGGAGCGGATCGGAGGATTGTTCCGGGTGATACTGAATATCCTGTTCGTCACGTTCTTTATTGAAGGGATCGGGGCGTATTTCATTTATATGGATATAAGAGGGACATTACCGGGTGCCACGTTACAGGATGACATATTCTTTGCCATCTTTCACGCGGTGTCTGCTTTCTGTAATGCCGGTATATCTACGCTGAGCGGCAATATGTGTGATCCGTTGGTTGCCCACAATTATAATCTGCATGTGTGGATTTCTCTGCTGATTATCTTTGGCGGACTGGGATTTCCGATTGTATTCAACTACCTGAAATTGTTAAGGCATTTTATTGTAAATACGTTTATGGTAGCTACAAGGATGCAGAAGCGGTATATCCATACCCCCCGCATCATCAACATACATACTTATATTGTAGTGATAAGTACGCTGGTGCTGATCATCGGCGGTACGATCCTTTACTTTATTTTTGAAACGGACAACACGCTGGCAGGACTGTCGATGAAAGGAAAACTGGCAGATTCTTTGCTGGGGGCAGTCACTCCGCGAACAGCGGGGTTTACGGTTGCCGACATGGGAACGCTTCGTCCGGTAACACTGATGCTGACGCTTATCCTGATGGTGGTCGGTGCCGCACCGATGTCTACCGGTGGTGGACTGAAAGTAACGACTGTTTTTGTAGCAATCGTAACGGCATTGAATGTGGCCCGTGAAAAAGAAAAGGTAGAAGTACGTAAAAGGGAGATATCTCCTTCTACGATCCGCCGGGCTTTCGCGACGATTGTCCTTTATTTTATCTTTGCTTCGGTAGCAGTCTGGATGTTGTCCTACACGGAAGAAGGGACACCGGTCTTTACGCTTACCTTCGAAGTTGTCTCTGCGCTGAGTACGGTAGGATCGAGCCTGAATTTTACTCCTTTGCTTTCCATGTCGGGAAAGCTGATCATTATCTGTGCGATGCTGATCGGGCGTATCGGGGTACTGACTTTTATGGTCAGCTTTATAAGAGAATACAAAAAGAGGGATTACACATACCCTCAGGAAAATATATTAATGTAA
- a CDS encoding Card1-like endonuclease domain-containing protein gives MKHQIILLGKDITSVYHGIKEFAPDHVHLLCTNETKDVAAPLFPLLPASIRRTLYRTEPYDGENVRNVCRKIHQAYPTDKFAYNLSEGTKLMAFAAFTIAKEYNAPAFYLTQLGDLIRLENFEKHPMQSQLDNKEILGLSGNILTEYQDAKQLSDADIQASVSIKQFIEQYPKEHTMIQKFFNIFCNKELSRLPSSRVFKSGLRFKQRQDTFLIAQQNRVLLRLTTPNAGMLFFKGRWWETLVAHKVRTWSQRHPNRPEVWQSVLFRTENNSSRTKNEVDVLLNNQQKLIFIECKSGNVTQNDIYKVDAVRETYGGDISLAVLASYYPVEDSLQEKCKDLQINLFAPAYIDDRIHHLDTLPDWLEKLSNSLQL, from the coding sequence ATGAAACATCAGATCATATTACTTGGCAAAGATATCACCTCTGTTTATCACGGGATCAAAGAGTTTGCACCCGACCATGTGCATCTTCTTTGCACGAACGAGACAAAAGATGTAGCTGCCCCTTTATTTCCGCTACTCCCCGCCAGTATCCGCCGGACCTTATACCGGACCGAACCGTACGACGGAGAGAACGTTCGCAATGTATGCCGCAAGATACACCAGGCCTATCCTACCGACAAGTTTGCCTATAATCTTTCGGAAGGAACCAAGCTGATGGCATTCGCCGCATTTACAATAGCCAAAGAATATAACGCCCCGGCCTTCTACCTGACTCAACTGGGCGATCTGATCCGGTTGGAAAACTTTGAAAAGCATCCGATGCAAAGCCAGTTGGATAATAAAGAGATATTGGGCCTGAGCGGAAATATCCTGACGGAATACCAGGACGCCAAACAATTGAGCGATGCCGACATACAGGCTTCCGTCTCCATCAAGCAGTTTATCGAACAATACCCGAAAGAACATACCATGATCCAGAAGTTCTTCAATATATTCTGCAATAAGGAACTATCTCGCTTACCGTCATCACGGGTTTTCAAGAGCGGATTGCGCTTCAAGCAAAGACAGGATACTTTCCTCATTGCACAGCAAAACCGTGTATTGCTCAGGTTAACGACTCCCAACGCAGGTATGTTATTTTTCAAAGGACGCTGGTGGGAAACACTCGTTGCCCATAAAGTCAGGACATGGAGCCAGAGACATCCCAACCGTCCCGAGGTATGGCAGAGCGTTCTATTCAGGACAGAAAACAACAGTTCCAGGACAAAAAACGAAGTGGATGTCTTGTTGAACAACCAACAGAAACTGATATTCATCGAATGTAAATCAGGAAATGTAACGCAGAATGATATATATAAGGTAGATGCGGTACGTGAAACCTATGGCGGAGATATCTCGCTGGCTGTATTAGCCAGTTATTACCCAGTGGAAGACAGTTTACAGGAAAAATGCAAGGATCTGCAGATCAATTTATTTGCCCCTGCCTATATCGACGATCGTATCCATCATTTGGATACCCTTCCCGACTGGTTGGAAAAGCTGTCCAACTCCCTGCAGTTATAA
- a CDS encoding potassium channel family protein — protein sequence MKFLVIGLGNLGRAIAENLTRIGDEVIGVDLNLHKVEAVKQTISGSVSLDTTDRDALNTLPLSEMDAIFVTYGKNFGTSVQTVALLKSLDAGRLIVRSISPIHETVIRSIGVSEIIRPEQDYAATYASQSLLGDLFQRWYQVTETHHLYKIKTPGALIGQSLKTIDFQTNFGIRLVGVERAKEIRNLIGLKQTQYYVIDPLSDDLVLEAEDRLILFGKMEVLHKIKEL from the coding sequence ATGAAATTTCTGGTTATAGGATTAGGAAATCTGGGACGTGCCATCGCGGAAAATTTGACCCGCATCGGCGATGAAGTGATAGGTGTCGATTTGAATTTGCATAAAGTGGAAGCTGTCAAACAGACTATCTCCGGTTCAGTCAGCCTCGATACGACCGACAGGGATGCGCTGAACACGCTCCCTCTAAGCGAGATGGATGCTATTTTTGTGACTTACGGAAAGAATTTCGGAACTTCGGTACAGACAGTCGCCTTATTAAAGAGCCTGGATGCCGGCAGGCTGATCGTCCGCTCGATCTCTCCTATCCATGAAACGGTGATCCGTTCCATCGGAGTGTCGGAGATCATTCGTCCGGAACAGGATTATGCGGCTACATATGCTTCACAAAGCTTACTGGGCGATCTGTTCCAGCGTTGGTATCAGGTAACGGAAACGCATCATCTGTATAAAATAAAAACACCCGGCGCTCTGATCGGGCAATCTTTAAAGACAATCGATTTTCAAACGAATTTCGGTATTCGCCTGGTGGGAGTTGAACGGGCAAAAGAAATACGCAACCTGATCGGACTGAAGCAAACGCAATATTATGTAATAGATCCGCTGAGCGACGATCTGGTCCTGGAAGCAGAAGACAGGCTAATACTCTTCGGGAAGATGGAGGTGCTTCATAAAATAAAAGAACTATAA
- a CDS encoding xylulokinase, translating into MYLLGCDIGSSSVKASIVDAHSGLTVGADFYPKEEAPIKAVKPGWAEQEPDDWWKYLKEAIKGAIAQAGIQGTDIRAIGISYQMHGLVLVDKKMEVLRPSIIWCDSRAVPYGDRAFKNIGEKKCLSHLLNSPGNFTAAKLAWVKEFEPELFRSVHKFMLPGDFIAMRMTGDIVTTVSGLSEGIFWDFKNETVSEDLMNFFGFSNDLIPEIRPTFGLQGELLGSVATELGLKKGTPVTYRAGDQPNNALSLNVLNPGEIAATGGTSGVVYGVNGKVNFDTLSRVNTFAHVNHSSEQTRLGVLLCINGVGILNSWVKKNVAPEGINYPQLNDLAATVPVGSEGLSILPFGNGAERMLQNKQIDCSIHGLNFNIHNKAHIARAAQEGIVFSFKYGMDIMNEMGIDIGVIRAGSANMFLSPIFRDTLSGVTGAVIELFDTNGAVGAAKGAGIGAGIYQSAEEAFASLKKIDVIEPDGLKADKYCAAYSIWKERLDTLMGM; encoded by the coding sequence ATGTATTTATTAGGTTGTGACATAGGTAGTTCTTCTGTAAAAGCATCTATTGTGGATGCCCATTCAGGGCTGACGGTCGGTGCCGATTTCTATCCGAAAGAAGAAGCTCCTATTAAAGCTGTAAAACCCGGTTGGGCAGAACAGGAACCGGATGACTGGTGGAAATATCTGAAAGAAGCCATAAAAGGCGCCATTGCTCAAGCCGGTATTCAGGGAACGGATATCCGGGCAATCGGTATCTCTTACCAGATGCACGGACTTGTGCTGGTAGATAAGAAGATGGAGGTGTTGCGTCCCTCTATTATCTGGTGCGACAGCCGTGCCGTTCCTTATGGCGATCGTGCTTTTAAAAATATAGGGGAGAAGAAATGTTTGTCCCATTTGCTGAATTCTCCGGGAAACTTTACTGCGGCGAAACTAGCTTGGGTAAAAGAATTTGAACCCGAGCTGTTCCGTTCCGTCCATAAGTTTATGTTGCCGGGTGACTTTATAGCCATGCGGATGACGGGAGATATCGTTACTACGGTTTCCGGTTTATCGGAAGGTATCTTTTGGGATTTCAAGAATGAGACGGTTTCCGAGGATCTGATGAACTTCTTCGGATTCAGCAACGATCTGATACCGGAGATCCGTCCGACTTTCGGCTTGCAGGGCGAGCTGCTGGGCTCCGTTGCAACGGAACTGGGATTGAAAAAAGGAACTCCTGTTACCTATCGTGCAGGCGACCAGCCTAATAATGCTCTATCACTTAACGTTCTGAATCCGGGGGAGATTGCTGCCACAGGAGGTACTTCCGGTGTTGTGTATGGTGTAAACGGGAAAGTAAACTTCGACACGTTGTCAAGAGTAAATACATTTGCCCATGTGAACCATTCATCCGAACAGACCCGTTTGGGTGTACTGCTTTGTATCAACGGTGTCGGTATCCTGAACTCATGGGTGAAGAAGAACGTGGCTCCGGAAGGTATCAATTATCCGCAGCTGAATGATCTGGCTGCCACTGTGCCGGTTGGCTCGGAGGGCTTGTCTATCCTGCCGTTTGGAAACGGTGCAGAGCGCATGCTGCAGAATAAGCAGATCGACTGCTCTATACACGGACTGAATTTTAATATTCATAATAAGGCGCATATTGCCCGTGCCGCCCAGGAGGGAATCGTGTTCTCCTTCAAGTACGGTATGGATATTATGAACGAAATGGGTATCGACATCGGTGTGATCCGTGCCGGTAGTGCCAATATGTTCCTGAGTCCGATTTTCCGTGATACCCTGTCAGGTGTGACGGGAGCGGTGATCGAGCTGTTCGATACGAACGGAGCCGTCGGAGCCGCTAAGGGAGCCGGTATCGGTGCCGGTATCTATCAGTCGGCAGAAGAGGCATTCGCCTCTTTGAAGAAGATCGATGTGATCGAACCTGACGGATTGAAAGCAGATAAATACTGCGCAGCATACAGTATCTGGAAAGAACGTCTGGATACGTTGATGGGCATGTAA
- a CDS encoding NUDIX hydrolase codes for METHMENKKMLYSHVSVDCVLLGVNEDKLCVLLVERKVDKSDEKHYKLPGSLIYENEDLDTAAYRVFNEATGLKRVPLKQFRSFGSPSRTKNADDMQWLENAMKLKIERIVTVAYLALSKIGRKSNPTNKYTSLAWFPVDSLPPLPFDHREIIGAAVEEIREWVEKEPSIIFDYLPMKFTAFQLRRTYEIIYNKEMDVRNFHKKMSSLEYIVPTDEIETGVAHRAARYYRFDKVKYNKLHSKFNKN; via the coding sequence ATGGAAACACATATGGAAAACAAGAAAATGCTTTATTCGCACGTATCTGTTGATTGCGTGCTACTGGGAGTAAATGAAGACAAGCTTTGCGTATTGCTGGTAGAACGGAAGGTGGATAAGAGCGATGAGAAACATTACAAATTACCCGGAAGTCTTATTTATGAAAATGAAGATCTGGATACGGCTGCTTACCGGGTATTTAATGAGGCCACCGGTTTAAAACGAGTTCCTCTGAAACAGTTCCGTAGCTTCGGGTCTCCTTCACGTACAAAAAATGCCGACGATATGCAATGGCTGGAAAATGCGATGAAGCTGAAGATCGAACGGATCGTCACGGTAGCTTATCTGGCACTGAGCAAGATCGGGCGGAAGTCGAATCCAACCAATAAATATACCTCATTGGCCTGGTTCCCGGTCGATTCACTACCGCCTCTGCCTTTCGACCATCGGGAGATCATCGGAGCTGCTGTGGAAGAAATACGGGAATGGGTGGAAAAAGAACCGTCTATCATCTTCGACTACCTGCCGATGAAGTTCACGGCTTTCCAGTTAAGACGTACTTATGAGATCATATATAATAAGGAAATGGACGTCCGTAACTTCCATAAGAAAATGAGTTCACTGGAATACATAGTGCCTACCGACGAGATTGAAACCGGAGTTGCCCATCGTGCCGCCCGCTATTATCGTTTCGATAAAGTGAAATATAATAAGTTACATTCAAAATTTAATAAGAATTAA
- the xylE gene encoding D-xylose transporter XylE, with product MKNNNSYIFGLTLVATLGGLLFGYDTAVISGTVESLRKFFIEPYGLPLDQANSLEGFVVSSALIGCILGASFAGWVSQRYGRKPTLVVAAILFLLSAIGSAWPEFGLGLPGSGDHTYMYLFVAYRILGGVGVGLASMVSPMYIAEVAPANRRGNLVSWNQFAIIFGMLVVYFVNYTIALQGDASWLHAIGWRWMFASEIIPALLFLIFLMFVPETPRYLVMRGKTEKALFILGRLMDKEEASKELSDIKDSFKEKAPSMRPYFQFMGTWLVLFLISYGGLELAGNTSALEIALIGSFFVSLILPIRSFGLLIILVGVLLSAFQQFVGINVVLYYAPEIFKTMGAATDAALLQQIVVGAVNLSFTVLAIFTVDKFGRRPLMIIGALIMAVSMIILGTTFYTHSVGIGSLVCMLVYTAGFAMSWGPVCWVLLAEIFPNSIRSTVMSIAVAGQWIANFLVSWTFPMLDKNQYLTETFNHGMAYWIYGLMGILAAAFIWKFVPETKGKTLEQMEQYWKR from the coding sequence ATGAAAAACAACAATAGTTATATTTTTGGCCTTACCCTCGTTGCTACCCTTGGAGGGTTACTATTCGGATATGATACGGCTGTTATCTCCGGAACTGTAGAATCACTAAGAAAATTCTTTATCGAGCCCTACGGATTACCTCTCGATCAGGCTAACTCGCTGGAGGGATTTGTGGTCAGTAGTGCGCTGATCGGTTGCATCCTGGGTGCTTCTTTTGCCGGATGGGTGAGCCAGCGGTATGGTCGTAAGCCGACGTTGGTCGTTGCGGCTATCCTTTTCCTGCTCTCTGCGATCGGTTCCGCATGGCCGGAATTCGGACTGGGGTTACCTGGTAGCGGGGATCATACATATATGTATTTGTTCGTTGCTTATAGAATATTGGGTGGCGTAGGAGTCGGACTGGCTTCTATGGTTTCTCCTATGTATATCGCCGAGGTGGCACCTGCCAATCGTCGTGGAAATTTGGTTTCCTGGAACCAGTTCGCTATCATTTTCGGTATGTTAGTGGTCTATTTCGTGAACTATACTATTGCTCTGCAAGGAGATGCATCTTGGTTGCATGCTATTGGCTGGCGTTGGATGTTTGCTTCCGAGATCATTCCGGCTCTGTTATTCCTTATTTTCCTGATGTTCGTGCCGGAAACTCCCCGTTATTTGGTCATGCGTGGTAAGACAGAGAAGGCTTTGTTTATTCTCGGTCGTTTGATGGATAAGGAGGAAGCTTCGAAAGAGCTGTCGGATATCAAAGATAGTTTTAAGGAAAAAGCACCTTCCATGCGTCCTTACTTCCAGTTTATGGGAACATGGTTAGTTTTGTTCCTGATCTCTTACGGAGGATTGGAGCTGGCAGGTAATACGAGTGCTTTGGAGATTGCCTTGATAGGTAGCTTCTTTGTTTCTCTGATACTTCCGATCCGCTCATTTGGGCTTTTGATCATTTTGGTGGGTGTGCTGTTATCTGCATTCCAGCAGTTTGTCGGTATTAACGTAGTATTATATTACGCACCGGAGATATTTAAGACGATGGGTGCCGCTACCGATGCCGCATTGTTGCAGCAGATCGTGGTAGGTGCCGTGAACCTGTCGTTTACCGTATTGGCAATCTTTACTGTCGATAAGTTCGGCCGCCGTCCGTTGATGATTATCGGTGCTTTGATTATGGCTGTTTCTATGATAATACTGGGGACTACCTTCTATACGCACTCGGTAGGCATCGGTTCGCTGGTCTGCATGCTGGTTTATACAGCAGGTTTCGCCATGTCATGGGGACCGGTTTGCTGGGTATTGCTGGCAGAGATATTCCCGAACTCTATCCGTTCTACCGTAATGAGTATTGCCGTAGCCGGACAGTGGATAGCCAACTTCCTCGTATCTTGGACTTTCCCGATGCTCGACAAGAACCAGTACCTGACCGAAACATTCAACCACGGTATGGCCTACTGGATTTACGGTCTGATGGGTATCCTGGCTGCCGCTTTTATCTGGAAGTTCGTGCCCGAAACCAAAGGGAAGACGTTGGAGCAGATGGAACAATACTGGAAACGGTAG
- the xylA gene encoding xylose isomerase yields MDFYKGEKEFFPGIGKIQFEGSDSKNPMAFHYYDENKVVMGKTLKDHLRFAMAYWHTLCAEGGDQFGGGTKTFPWNTDADRISRAKYKMDAAFEFMTKCSIPYYCFHDVDVVDEAPTLAEFEKDLHTMVEHAKGLQQATGKKLLWSTANVFGHKRYMNGAATNPYFPTLACAGTQIKNAIDACIALGGENYVFWGGREGYMSLLNTDMKREKDHLAMMLTMARDYGRKNGFKGTFLIEPKPMEPTKHQYDVDSETVIGFLRHYGLDKDFALNIEVNHATLAGHTFEHELQAAVDAGMLCSIDANRGDYQNGWDTDQFPMDIYELTQAWLVILQGGGLTTGGTNFDAKTRRNSTDLDDIFLAHIGGMDAFARALMTAAAILENSDYKKMRAERYASFDNGEGKAFEDGKLTLEDLRTIALRDGEPKQISGKQELYEMILNLYI; encoded by the coding sequence ATGGACTTTTATAAAGGTGAAAAAGAATTCTTTCCCGGAATAGGAAAGATTCAGTTTGAAGGAAGCGATTCTAAGAATCCGATGGCATTTCATTATTATGATGAAAACAAGGTTGTGATGGGTAAAACGTTGAAAGACCATTTGCGTTTTGCTATGGCTTACTGGCATACACTGTGTGCCGAAGGCGGTGATCAGTTTGGCGGCGGAACAAAAACATTCCCCTGGAATACAGATGCCGACCGTATCAGCCGTGCAAAATATAAAATGGATGCTGCTTTCGAATTCATGACCAAATGTAGCATTCCTTACTATTGCTTCCACGATGTGGATGTTGTAGACGAAGCTCCTACACTCGCCGAATTTGAAAAAGACCTGCATACGATGGTGGAACATGCCAAAGGTCTGCAGCAGGCAACAGGCAAGAAGCTGTTATGGTCTACTGCCAACGTATTCGGCCATAAACGTTATATGAACGGTGCCGCAACCAATCCGTATTTCCCGACTTTGGCTTGTGCCGGAACACAGATCAAGAACGCTATCGACGCTTGTATCGCCCTGGGTGGTGAAAACTATGTATTTTGGGGTGGCCGTGAAGGATATATGAGCCTGCTGAACACCGATATGAAACGTGAAAAAGATCACCTGGCCATGATGTTGACCATGGCACGTGACTATGGCAGAAAGAATGGTTTCAAAGGAACTTTCCTGATCGAACCGAAACCGATGGAACCGACTAAACACCAGTATGATGTGGATTCTGAAACTGTGATCGGCTTCCTGCGTCATTATGGCTTGGATAAAGACTTTGCCCTGAACATCGAAGTGAACCACGCTACTTTGGCAGGACATACATTTGAACACGAATTGCAGGCAGCTGTTGATGCTGGTATGTTGTGCAGTATCGATGCGAACCGCGGTGACTACCAGAACGGTTGGGATACTGACCAGTTCCCGATGGATATCTACGAACTGACTCAGGCATGGCTGGTGATCCTTCAAGGTGGCGGTCTGACTACAGGAGGAACAAACTTTGATGCGAAGACTCGTCGTAACTCGACTGACCTGGACGATATATTCCTGGCTCATATCGGTGGTATGGACGCTTTTGCCCGTGCTTTGATGACAGCTGCAGCTATCCTTGAAAACTCCGATTATAAGAAAATGCGTGCCGAACGTTATGCCAGCTTCGATAATGGCGAAGGTAAGGCTTTCGAAGACGGCAAGCTGACATTGGAAGACCTGCGTACGATCGCTCTTCGCGACGGCGAACCGAAACAGATCAGCGGAAAGCAGGAGTTGTATGAAATGATTCTCAATTTATATATATAA